The DNA segment caaactctcggtgctgtataggaaTGAGGCACACtaccccaccaaggcgtaacctggcaggatggcatacctgccatcccagtacATGCATAAATCTTATCACAATTgtgctgttattgtgtttttttccccagagctACAAGAACATTAAAGAAAGGTATGTCGACCCTCAccttatttcattttgtctgtttaAGTCCCTTCAAACCCCAAAGCTTGAGTGACTCCTGCTTGTCATTGTAGAGtgcagtgcacactgcaggatccagagctgctctcaggggcactgatagatgtggccaaacacctgggcaacctgaagttcagagtctgggagaagatgctggagatggTGCAGTCAGTATCTGGGGCAGACGGtgaaatcatgttttttgtGAGTATTTAATGAACACATGAATCTAAAGAAACAAGCTGTATTTTGAAAAGATTGAAGATCAACAGTGCAGAGTCAACCAGTCTCAGTTCCCTCCAAGTTTAGGAAGATTCTGTggcccacactgcactgctctgAAATCAGAATTCAGGCAAGCACAGAATTAGCATTGCTTAAAACCTAATTACTAATATGGTTTTTTAGCGGTGTGAATTGTGTGCAttgaattttgaaatgtgttagttgatttattcatttttataatgcaaATAGGTTTCATATTTAAAGTATGAATCACTTTAACTAAAGTATATATGAATCCATAATTatcatataggcctacaatTCCCTGTGTATTTGGCCTAATCTGAataaagtatttgaaatatgCCTCTTCTCACAGCCttttaaatatctttctttttcatatttcagctCCTGTGGTGCTGGACCCCAATACTGCACGtgccactctctccctctctgacgaCTTGACCACTGTGAGACACACAAGTACAGAGCAGAAATGTCCTGACAATCCAGAGAGGTTTAAACCCAGTGTGCATGTGCTGGAATCAGAGGGGTTTACCTcagggacacacagctgggaggtgaAGGTTGGGAATAAACTTGAGTGGACTATAGGAGTGGCAAAAGAGTCCATCACTAGGAAGGGAAGTATAACATGCAGCCCAAagagaggattctgggtctTAATGCTGAGGAATGGTGATGCTTACAGTGCATCTGGAGCTTCTGACCTCACACTGAGGAAAAAGCCCCAGagcatcagagtgcagctggactatgATGGGGGGGAGGTGTCCTTCTTCAACCCCAGTGGCATGTCACTCATTTACTGTTGTAAAGACACATTTACTGAGAGAGTGTTTCCATACTTCTCTATTGGTTTAAACAAAGACGGTAGGAATGAAGAAGCCCTCCTTATATGCCAAGCGAAAGTTTCTGTAACCGTGACGTTGGCCcagtaaacatgttttttttttaatgaacaaagtaGAGATGTTGCACTTGTAAGGGATTTAGGTTATTTCTAATCTGCCTCAGCATGTCAGGTTATTGACTTGATCTGGGGCAGAACTGCTGCACATTGAATTGGCCAAAGGGAGCTGGTTTATGGCCTACCAGAACCAAACgggaggcagacacacagaggtaaCAATGTATAAAGGATAGTAATTCCATCTGCAGGAGCATCCCGCTCGTGAATCCCAGTAGGGTTTATTGAATTATTGAGTAGGTGGTATTATTCAATAAGTGGACCTCCATATTGGGTCATTGGTGGCACCTGTGTGGTAGGCAGTGTCGAGCTGATGAAAGTGCCTCGTACGAGTTGATGACAGAGCAGGGGGAGAATCAACTGCTGCGGGACGCCAACATCCCACGCCGGAATGCCAAATGGTGAACtttggttgtttttgtgttgcccTGGTAAGCTAAATACATGATACGCTCTGATCAGATTGATGCATGTTATCCCTCCCAGTCAACGGGATTATCAATGTCCTGTACACCCCGAATTGATTGGGTAATGTTTGTCCAGTGTCGGTGGGGGTTGAGTGGTGTCCAGCAGTGAAACCCGCCGGTGGTAAAATTTGTGTAATCGTTGTATTGACGTggggggaagagaaggagaaattCCCCCTGAATATTGCTTGTGGGCGTGATCGTCTGCGCTTATATTTCTGTAAGGATTGTGCATCTTGGGGGGAGTCGGATTTAAACCACTCAGCAATGGCATATGGTAGGCTGGTCCTGATTCTCCTCCCACAgcattttatgaacttgttGTTTAATGGttatatgataaaaaataatattgtattttgttaaacCCACTGTCTGTTTTGGCCTACACCCAGTTCTTCAACCCTATTCTGAAAGAACCACCTAATctaggggcgatatagctcaggaggtaagaccgattgtctggcagtcggagggttgccggttcaaaccccgccctgggcatgtcgaagtgtccttgagcaagacacctaacccctaacctctaactgctctggcgaatgagaggcatcaattgtaaagcgctttggataaaagcgctatataaatgcagtccataatCTAGAAATGGAGTATTTAGCCTGAAGATTGTGAGCTCCAACTTGCGACAAGTGTtgtgcaacaaaaatgaaagtgtcgCACAACGTTTTGCATTTAGACTTTGGCAAAGGGCTGTGGAGAGGGTTCTGTTGTCTATGGTAAAGAGACACCAAACTGCTGATTTTTACATCTGTGAAAACATTGTGACGCCTATTTAAATTACAGAGAAACATTGCAGGAATTAATTTCATATctacttttgtttaaaaaattatgctaACAGAAAAAGAAGGCAGTCTGTCActcaaataaacagaaaataatgacatttcCATGACAATGAATTTCGGTGTATCATCTGGCTGTCCAACGATGCTCGACAATGTACAAAATTCTGCAACATAACAAAATTCAAGTGGTGTGAGACacttttctgttgaaaatacaTACTTTTTGTTATGTGGGCTTTTCTTgtgataaaatgtgtaataatgccttcaatgtggttagattttttattttaacccaaCTGATTTTGGTGAAGCTGAGCTTGTTAAAGTGAGCTCAGatgccagttttgtttttatgtttgtgtgtggggttcACCGATTATGATTACATTGCAGATAGAACGTTGGACCTCCCTGACAATGAACACAGTTGTTAGCGCTATGCTAAGCACTGGGTTGCATCTAAGACCATGTAGATTGCAATGTAGCCCAGTTAAGCAAATATCCAGGTTTGAATTCTGTCAACACAATGACTTTGTGTCATTGTGTTGCCAAAAGCCAGTGCATtggagctgcagtgtgtaaGTCAAAGCATGGCTAGAAAATGCATATTTGGGAAAGTTATGCATTTTAGTGGAATGAATGTGTGGAAAATTGAATTCAGTAAGATGCATGGAATTTGGTAAATTAAAATTGtacatattatttttgaaaaaaacattgataaATGCTAGATAATCTtgagcagaaacacaaacagtgcATGTATATTGTTTTACACGGTTGACAGACCAATAAACCCCCCTGCATCAATCGCCCCTGAGCCTACCCCtacatcaaaatgtaatttgctgcctttacaagtgagattataaatattaacaatTCATCAGTGCCTCAATCCAAAAATAATATGGGTACCTGAAAGGGCCAGTATATCATGTGGATTGGCTTCATCCTTCTGATGAAGACTATGAAAGCAGAACACATTACACCAGTCCTTAGATCACTACATTGATGAACCAcagaatagattttaaaatcCTTCTGCTTGTCTATAAagcaaaagtgtttttaaactATGAACCATTCAGGCCTCTGATCATCTGGGACTGGTCTGCTTATTATCCccagtctgaaaaaaaagaaattgaggaAGCTGGTTTTAGACATCATGGCCCACTCCGCTGGAATAAACTCTCAGATGGCCTGAGACCTGCCCCAAATTTCACCTCCTTTAGAAGCTCAAAACAGTCCCACTCTCCATCCCCTTGCActaaattattcttatttatcTATTGCTTTTTATAATATTGGGGTTTTAAATAGTCTGTATTAATTTAACTATAATTATTGcgaacatattttgaaaatgtagaattatcaaatttaattccttttcattttaatgtcacCTTAAGGCTTTTACATTTCTATAAATACAGGGCGCATACGCTGTGCGGACGGACAGTCCGCAGTCGTTTGCCCTTTCATACTCCAGTCGTACCACCGCATACCCAAGCCCTACATTTCCCACAGTCTCTGCGCGTCGTTTTCCTTTTCTGCCGGGAGTTGGACTGTAAACAACATGGCCCCGTCCTTGCCCAGCGTTGTGCTTATTTCTCTCCATGAATTGTTGTTCTTCTGAAAATCTTCATAATCCCGTTTGTATGAATCGTATAGGTGCCTGTACCTTCTCACCTCTCCAAATGTCGACTCCATGTCTGTTTTGTGTATTGCGCATCACCGCGTGTTTCCGGTGCCGCATGAAATGCATGTCGATGTGAAACAGTTTCATACCGAGCCATGATTTGTGTGACACCGGTACGCGTACGCTAGGTACTCGTGGTCACAAAAATTGAGCTTCGCACGGACATGCCCAGGCGGACGTACGCTGAGGTCCGCTATTTCGTCATTTTGAACGCGCGGACCCCAGCAGAGTTCGGTAAGGGACCAGTAAGGGCTCTTAGAGGAGTGCAGGTTATGCATTATTGTTTCAATGTCTTGAAAcaagctaaataaatgttcctgaatgaatgtgctgtataaattaaatttgcctGGGCATTTTTGTTTAATCCAGGGGGACACTACTGGCTATAAATCCCCCAGAGCAGCCGGTTCAGGCACATTATCATCTCTGTATTCAAGAGGACTGAAGACAACAAGCCTGATCAGCCAGTTTGTTCCAGTTTTGAACGACATGAGGTGTGTTCTGTTGTAGTTTCAgcaaaagtgaaagtgaaactaTCAGACTGAGAGACGGCGTCTGTAAAATGGAGGCTAAAGCTTTGATTCCTGAGGACGAGCTCTGCTGTTCTgtatgttgtgatatttttaaagagcctgTTCTCCTGAAATGCAGCCACAGCTTCTGTGGAGTGTGTTTGAAGCAGTACTGGGAAGAGAAGGGCTCTCGAGAGTGTCCCATCTGCAGGAGAAAAGCCTCTATAGGGGAACCTCCAGTAAACTTGGCATTAAGAAGCATTGTGGAGTCTTACTTAAAGcagaagaatgagagagaaactaCTGACAAGAGTGACGCTCGGTGCAGTCTTCATGGGAAGAAACTTCTATTCTTCTGTGAACATGACGAAGAGCCTCTTTGTGTTGTCtgtcagacttcaaaaaaacacagaaaccacccGGTCTGTCCAGTGGAAGAGGCCGTACTGGAGCTGAAGGTattccattttgaatttaatgtatttcatattttcaagacACAATCAAATATGTGTAAAATGTCTCTGTGTAAAACATTCAGTTCTGACAGACGGCTGTGGTATGAGGTCTTGTAAATACAGTCAGTCTGGCCTCCACTTCCACtcgcaacagcagcaacaggaaCAAACTGATTCTGATCAGGCAAAAGCAGGAAGAGGCAGCACTGTATCTGAAAGTGTTTACAACCCTTTAAACATCATGTATATTAGACTTTCGGTGTAAggcttcataaataaaatgcaagcatGGTTaattttgattgacagttgtGCTTGGGGGCCTTTTACAGAGAATATGACTCCAaacatgaacactgaaatacacagagTGATTGTAGAATTATGTAGCAATGATGTGTCAAATCTTATGTACAGACAGCGCAAATCCAGATATCACACATGATCTTTAATATAAAGTTCAAGTCCTAAAACATACTGCTTGGTTGGGGAGAAGACTGAGCAACAAGTAGGACGTACAGAAATCCACAATGACTGGTGGAGACAAGCTATAGATGTGCACTAGAAAACCTTatatcaataaatcaaatcaactTTATAAACATTTCTTAGACtgctaaaaaatgtattaaattacaacCTAGCAAAATTTTTGTAATCCCTTTGTTCTGCAAGATCTGActtgtttaattgtattgaaAATGCAATGTTATGCTGTGTTGCAATATAACGATGTTTCACAGATATTTACTTAATTTGTAGGAGGGCTATTTTCCTGATTACTTTTCCAGTGTACTTAATAAGCTGTAATGACCCTCACTTGTATTGTAGCAGGGGTATTACTGTGccatttgtgtctttctgtaaGTGATAACTGATTCATTTAACTCCAGGAGGAACTCAAGCCTGCACTTaatattattaaagaaaaactggaGAGGTTTACTGAGGTTGAACAAGAATGTAAGAAAACAGCTGAACACATCAAGGTAAGGAAAGCAATTACGAATACTGTTTAGGtacacaaaaatagaaaataattgtttttgattTATGTTCTTTTTGACAGGCATAACAAACACACTGGCTGCCACACTTAAATAACGAAACATAGTTACACTATTCAAGTTTAAAATAGTGTGCTTGAATTGCAGAGTCAGgtccagcacacagagaggcagataaaGGCAGAGTTTGAGAAGCTCCATCAGTTCctgcgagaggaagaggaggccagacTAGCTgctctgagggaggaagaggagcagaagagtcGGATCATGAAGGAGAAGATAGAAAACATCACAGGACACATCTCCACTCTTACAGACAAAATCACAGCTATAGAGAAGGCCATGGACACTGAAGACACCTCCTTTTTACAGGTAAGAGTTGGATTTTCTGTAATTCAGTATGCTGGTTTGTGGGTTTTTCACAATATTTGGCCGTGTTCCCTTACTCTGCACCAATGCAGCAGTAGCCTACTGCGACAGTGTCAAACTCAGAGTGCAGGTGTTCAAAGAGATGCATcggctcattttaaaatgtcatcacatttttttaaaaaatatttttgaattttgtgaaaaattgatGTCACCAGAACCAATAGAAAACATCGCCACTTACTCGCAGAGTAAGACATGTCCTGTATAATTTACAGAAGGCCTCATTTTCCCCACATAATTGTCATTCA comes from the Anguilla rostrata isolate EN2019 unplaced genomic scaffold, ASM1855537v3 scaf1010, whole genome shotgun sequence genome and includes:
- the LOC135246999 gene encoding E3 ubiquitin-protein ligase TRIM35-like, with amino-acid sequence MEAKALIPEDELCCSVCCDIFKEPVLLKCSHSFCGVCLKQYWEEKGSRECPICRRKASIGEPPVNLALRSIVESYLKQKNERETTDKSDARCSLHGKKLLFFCEHDEEPLCVVCQTSKKHRNHPVCPVEEAVLELKEELKPALNIIKEKLERFTEVEQECKKTAEHIKSQVQHTERQIKAEFEKLHQFLREEEEARLAALREEEEQKSRIMKEKIENITGHISTLTDKITAIEKAMDTEDTSFLQVRVGFSVIQYAGLWVFHNIWPCSLTLHQCSSSLLRQCQTQSAGVQRDASAHFKMSSHFFKKYF